One genomic segment of Besnoitia besnoiti strain Bb-Ger1 chromosome VII, whole genome shotgun sequence includes these proteins:
- a CDS encoding putative translation elongation and release factors (gtpases) (encoded by transcript BESB_079470): protein MKVPFPMSSACVSSLVFSRRVAPLCLFCVVSSLVFLFKNVGPRCGSIGCAATPVNRRSPLHSSSSLFAPRSPFASLSGSAFASSSVLQYPRRRAPPLHEPQWNTRRAHAAARPAFAFASPVSEAFFGKCFPLPSPAVVSPVSAASRSRVDRRAAEGRWQVRAWAPLRAAFAASRPASSAQAVSSAVSSFQSWRESLCSSSPRASQRRLPHGSCVGRASFLSARVRSRRLLGHGFLRGGRASSALGAAPASASLFSSSSPSVPLSRYRNIGIMAHIDAGKTTTTERILFYTGVSCRLGEVHDGEATMDFMAQERERGITITSAATTCYWEGMRRDFAPHRINIIDTPGHVDFTVEVERSLRVLDGAIGVFDSVAGVEPQSETVWRQGNKFAIPRLAYVNKMDRLGADFWGCVRQIRRRLGSNGVPVQLPIGKEVSFRGVFDLVRMRAVYWDEDSLGTEFVETEAIPEGMQEEVARHRARLLERAAEGSEELISKYLETETLSEEDIRAGLRMQTLKNQLVPIFCGSAFKNKGVQAVLDGVLDYLPSPLEVPQPAEAIKKIHEAFPGAKEDPTSAPLSALVFKMTTDPFVGVQNFLRVYTGELRPGDVVMNARTGKEERIQRLVLIHANARKDVSCLRAGDIGAALGPKEFLTGDTLCRAKQPVHLERIEFPDPVISLAVEAKLRTDHDKMTAALAKLSREDPSLSVGVDRETKQLILGGMGELHLEIVLDRLKREFGVEAASGAPQVAYRETISGAGTGRGKYVKQSGGRGQYGDVCLSIEPLPRGSGNQFVNAIRGAVIPNEFLPAVEAGVMEQLQAGVLAGYPLTDVQVTVFDGTYHPVDSSELAFRIAACLALKDAAKNAGLVLLEPIMALHVISPQSYVGSVIGDLTSRRGVVQRVSSQEFAGEASDDVYDAEGETARGAAAEEGEGITEVDVLIPLAEMFGYTTVLRSLSQGRATSSMQLAKYMPTPKHIEERIVADRNGVARTLAK, encoded by the coding sequence ATGAAAGTCCCCTTCCCTATGTCCTCCGCCTGTGTTTCCAGCCTCGTCTTTTCTCGCAGAGTGGCTCCTCTTTGTCTCTTTTGCGTCGTTTCAAGTCTCGTCTTTCTTTTCAAAAATGTAGGGCCGCGGTGCGGCTCCATCGGCTGTGCAGCCACGCCAGTCAACCGCAGGTCCCCTCTGcactcgtcctcctctcttttcgctcctcgctctccttttgcttctctctctggttctgccttcgcctcctcatCAGTCCTGCAGTatccgcggcgaagagcgcctcCCCTGCATGAGCCACAATGGAACACCCGAcgggcgcatgcggccgcgcgacccgcgttcgccttcgcgtcgccagTATCCGAGGCTTTCTTCGGGAAGTGCTTCCCGCTTCCATCGCCGGCTGTCGTCTCTCCCGTctcagctgcttctcgctctcgtgtggacaggcgagccgcggagggTCGCTGGCAAGTGCGCGCCTGGGCTCCGCTCCGAGCTGCGTttgcggcttcgcggccgGCATCGTCGGCTCAAGCTGTTTCGAGCGCCGTGAGCTCTTTTCAGAGCTGGCGCGAGTCTCTGTGTAgctcctctccgcgtgcgtcgcagcggcgtcttccgcacGGTTCGTGCGTTGGTCGCGCGtctttcctctccgcgcgcgtgcgctccCGTCGTCTCCTAGGGCacggcttcctccgcggcggtcgcgcgtcgtcggcgctgggcgctgcgccggcctccgcctctctcttttcgtcttcttcgccgagTGTGCCGCTGTCTAGGTACCGCAACATCGGCATCATGGCGCACATTGACGcggggaagacgacgacgaccgAGCGCATTTTGTTCTACACGGGCGTCTCCTGTCGCTTGGGCGAAGTGCATGACGGTGAGGCGACGATGGACTTTATGGCtcaggagcgcgagcggggGATCACGATCACGTCGGCCGCGACGACCTGCTACTGGGAAGGCATGCGGCGGGACTTTGCGCCGCATCGCATCAACATCATCGACACTCCAGGCCACGTCGACTTCACCGTCGAAGTCGAGCGCtccctgcgcgtcctcgacgGCGCGATCGGCGTCTTCGACTCGGTCGCTGGCGTGGAGCCTCAGTCGGAGACAGTCTGGCGCCAGGGGAACAAATTCGCgattccgcgcctcgcgtacGTGAACAAAATGGATCGGCTCGGCGCGGACTTCTGGGGTTGTGTGCGGCAGattcgcaggcgcctcggcagCAACGGCGTGCCCGTCCAGCTGCCGATCGGGAAGGAAGTCAGCTTCCGCGGCGTGTTTGACCTCGTTCGCATGCGGGCTGTCTACTGGGACGAAGATTCGCTCGGCACAGAGTTCGTGGAAACTGAAGCGATCCCCGAAGGCATGCAGGAGGAGGTGGCGCGGCACCGTGCCCGCTTGCTCGAGAGAGCTGCCGAGGGCTCCGAGGAGCTGATTTCCAAGTACCTAGAGACCGAGACGCTGTCCGAGGAGGACAtccgcgcggggctgcgcatgcagacccTGAAAAACCAGCTCGTGCCGATTTTCTGCGGGAGCGCCTTCAAAAACAAAGGCGTTCAGGCCGTGCTTGACGGCGTTCTCGACTAcctgccctcgccgctgGAAGTCCCCcagcctgcggaggcgatcAAGAAGATCCACGAGGCGTTCCCAGGCGCGAAGGAAGACCCGacgagcgcgccgctctcggctCTTGTCTTCAAAATGACAACTGACCCGTTCGTCGGCGTGCAAAACTTTCTGCGCGTCTACACGGGCGAGCTCCGCCCCGGGGACGTTGTGATGAACGCGCGGACGGGGAAGGAGGAGCGCATTCAGCGTCTGGTGCTGATTCACGCGAACGCGCGGAAAGACGTTTCCTGTCTGCGGGCAGGGGACATCGGCGCAGCACTCGGACCCAAGGAATTCCTCACCGGCGACACGCTCTGCCGCGCGAAGCAACCTGTCCACCTCGAGCGCATCGAGTTCCCCGACCCAGTGATCAGTCTGGCGGTCgaggcgaagctgcgcaCTGACCACGACAAGATgactgcggcgctcgccaaGCTGTCGCGCGAAGATCCCTCGCTGAGTGTCGGCGTGGACcgcgagacgaagcagcTGATTCTCGGCGGCATGGGCGAGCTGCACCTGGAGATCGTCCTCGATCGGCTTAAGCGCGAGTtcggcgtggaggccgcctcaggcgcgccgcaggtggCGTATCGCGAGACGATCTCGGGCGCAGGCACGGGTCGCGGCAAGTACGTCAAGCAgtctggcggccgcgggcagTACGGAGACGTCTGTCTCTCCATTGAGCCGctcccgcgcggctcggGGAACCAGTTCGTGAACGCGATTCGTGGCGCAGTGATCCCGAACGAGTTCCTCCCCGCCGTCGAGGCCGGCGTCATGGAGCAGCTGCAAGCCGGCGTGCTCGCCGGCTACCCGCTGACAGACGTTCAGGTGACCGTCTTCGACGGAACCTATCACCCCGTGGACAGCTCTGAGTTGGCTTTCCGcatcgccgcctgcctcgcgctcaAAGACGCCGCCAAAAACGCGGggctcgtcctcctcgagcCCATCATGGCGCTCCACGTGATCTCGCCGCAGAGCTACGTGGGCAGCGTCATCGGGGACCTgacctcgcgccgcggagtcgTCCAGCGCGTCTCCAGCCAGGAGTTCGCCGGTGAAGCAAGCGACGACGTCtacgacgccgagggcgagaccgctcgcggcgccgcagccgaagaaggcgaaggcatCACCGAAGTAGACGTCCTCATCCCCCTCGCCGAGATGTTCGGCTACACTACCGTCCTCCGCTCCCTCTCCCAGGGCCGCGCGACGTCCAGCATGCAGCTCGCCAAATACATGCCCACGCCGAAACACATCGAAGAGCGAATCGTCGCAGACCGAAACGGCGTCGCCCGTACCCTGGCCAAGtga